From the genome of Thermoanaerobaculia bacterium, one region includes:
- a CDS encoding ferredoxin, whose product MADPNDRYPENAPGKYYVDTQCIDCDVCRVTAPNNFRREEDKGYSFVSRQPANPEEQAACQEAIDSCPVEAIGNDGDAASSSSPGTNAGAA is encoded by the coding sequence ATGGCCGACCCGAACGACCGGTACCCGGAGAACGCGCCGGGAAAGTATTACGTCGACACGCAGTGCATCGACTGCGACGTGTGCCGGGTCACCGCCCCGAACAACTTCCGCCGCGAAGAGGACAAGGGCTACTCCTTCGTCAGCCGGCAGCCGGCGAACCCGGAGGAGCAAGCGGCCTGTCAGGAAGCGATCGACTCCTGCCCGGTCGAAGCGATCGGGAACGACGGCGACGCCGCGAGCTCCTCCTCTCCGGGCACGAACGCCGGAGCGGCGTGA
- a CDS encoding LON peptidase substrate-binding domain-containing protein, producing the protein MTAARIPVFPLPGVVLFPGTLLPLHIFEPRYRAMVADALEGERMIGMAMIDATRPLREPLPVLPLGGAGRIVEQEILDDGRFNIILEGAWRFRILSEEPPAPYRIASVDLVPARGFPDASAENRAIRSARALFGALQAEMDLPPLPSESMSPERLSGELALRLRWSPPDLQKLLETDSLAERFEAIASRLAGWKEATDFLGPYRGEANPSWN; encoded by the coding sequence GTGACCGCCGCCCGAATCCCGGTCTTCCCTCTCCCCGGCGTCGTTCTGTTCCCCGGAACGCTCCTTCCTCTCCACATCTTCGAGCCGAGGTACCGGGCGATGGTCGCCGACGCGCTCGAGGGAGAGAGGATGATCGGGATGGCGATGATCGACGCGACCCGCCCGCTCCGGGAGCCGTTGCCGGTCCTCCCGCTCGGCGGCGCGGGGCGCATCGTCGAACAGGAGATCCTCGACGACGGGCGCTTCAACATCATTCTGGAAGGGGCGTGGCGTTTCCGGATCCTCTCGGAGGAGCCCCCGGCGCCGTACCGGATCGCCTCCGTCGATCTCGTTCCGGCGCGGGGCTTTCCCGACGCGTCCGCCGAGAACCGGGCGATCCGGAGCGCGCGGGCGCTCTTCGGCGCGCTCCAGGCGGAGATGGATCTGCCGCCGCTGCCTTCGGAATCGATGTCCCCGGAACGACTCTCCGGCGAGCTCGCGCTGAGGCTCCGATGGTCGCCTCCCGACCTCCAGAAGCTCCTCGAGACGGATTCCCTCGCCGAGCGCTTCGAGGCGATCGCGTCGCGGCTCGCCGGGTGGAAGGAAGCCACCGATTTTCTGGGGCCTTATCGGGGCGAAGCCAACCCGTCATGGAATTAG